From Corynebacterium aquatimens:
CTCTGGAGTTCCAGTGACCGTAACAGGTGCTGGGGTGCTGGTGACCGTAGAAGGATCAGCAGTCACTGTAGAAGTCACGGGATCACCAGTGACCGTGGTTGGAGCCGGGGTTTCCGTTTCAGTAACGCGGTCGAGAGTTGTTGTGACTGGTGCTGGTGTTTCAGTCTTTGTCTCGCGCTTCTCTGTGACTGTTGCTGGGGCTGGGGTTTCCGTTTCAGTAACGCGGTCGAGGGTTGTAGTTACTGGAACTGGAATTTCCGTCTTGGTTACAACAGGTGCAGTTTCAGTAACGGTAACAGGATCAGGGGTAACCGTACTTGTTACAGGCTTATCAGTAACCGTGGTTGGATCAGGCGTTTCCGTCTTGGTCTCACGTTCTTTAGTAACCGTCGTTGGGTCAGGTGTTTCGGTCGCTGTCTCACGCTCTTTAGTCACAGTGGTTGGAGCAGGGGTCTCAGTTTCGGTGACACGCTCCTTGGTCACTGTTGTAGGTGTTGGAGTTTCTGTTTCTGTCACTTGCTCAAGAGTGGTAGTGACCGGTGCCGGAGTTTCTGTCTTCGTCTCCGGTTGAAGAACGGTAGTGACTGGATCTGGAGTGACTGTGGTTGTAACCGGAGCATCAGTCACTGTCGTTGGGTCTGGTGTCTCCGTTCTAGTTTCACGTTCTTGAGTTACCGTCGTTGGGTCTGGTGTCTCCGTTCTAGTCTCACGTTCTTGAGTTACCGTCGTAGGAGCTGGTGTCTCCGTCTCTGTTACACGGTCAAGAGTGGTAGTGACTGGAATAGGAGTTTCAGTCTTAGTAACTGGAGCAAGAGTAGATGTCACCGTGCTAGTTGGAGTTTCAGTCACAGTTACCGTCTTTGGAGGGAGGGTCATAGTAACTGTTTCTTCGGTGGTTGGGGATGGTTTCTCGCTTGTGGGTGTCACAGACGTAGACGTTGTGCTTGTAGAAGTTGGAGGAACTACGAAGGTGTCCGATTGTTTGTGTGCGGGGGGTGGTTTACAAGTAGTCCGCGAATCGGTCGGGATATGCCACGGCTAGTTGGTTGATGGCTTGTTTCCACCCGGTGGCTTTCGCTCCTTCAATATAGCCGTTGCATTCAATGTCGCGCTTCGCTTTCTTCGCCCGCTGGGCCGCGCGTTTGTCTTCGATGTTGCAGATCATCAGCCACAGCGTTTTCAGCGCCGCAGTATCGTTCGGGAATTGCCCTCGGTTGCGGGTAGCTTTACGCAGTTCAGCGTTGAGCGATTCGATCGAGTTCGTGGTGTAGAGCACCCTGCGTGCCGCTGGCGGGAACTGCAAAAACGGCACAAATCGTTCCCAGGCATCCCGCCAGACTTTCACCGACTGTGGATACTTCCGCCCCAGCTCAGATGCCTCAAAAGCGTCCAACGCGGCGCGGGCGGTGTCCTCGTTGGCAGCAGTGTAGATCTCGCGCAGCGCACCCGAGACGGGTTTGCGGTCTTGGTAGGACACCCACCTATTGGCAGCCCGGATCAAGTGCACGATGCAGGTCTGCACCATGGAGTTCGGCCAGGTAGCTTCTACTGCTTCCGGGAGGCCTTTGAGCCCGTCGCAGCAGACGATGAAGACATCCTGCACGCCGCGGTTGGCGATATCTGCGCACACGGATGCCCAAAATGCGGCGCCTTCGTTATCCGCAATCCACAGCCCCAAGATGTGCTTGATGCCGTCCATGTCGATGCCGACGGCCATGTAGCAGGACTTGTTGACCACGCGGTGGCCGTCGCGGATCTTCACTTTCAGCGCGTCGAGGAAGATCACCGGGTAGAACTCATCCAACTGGCGGTTTTGCCACAGCATCACCTCATCGAGCACGGCATCGGTAATGGTGCTGATCGTATCCGGGCTCATATCCACCCCCAAAGTGGTGACGAGATGATGCTGGATATCGCGCACCGTCATCCCGCCGGCGTACAGCGAGATGATCATGTCGTCAAGCTCTGTCAGGCGCCTCGAGCCCTTCGGCACCATTTGCGGGGCGAACGTGCCGGCACGATCTCTAGGCACCGTCACATCTAACTCGCCGTACCCGGAGCTAACGGTCTTGATGTACGACCCGTTGCGGTGATTGCCGCCCTGGACGGGTTCAACCTGGGCTTTAGCTTTCCGATCCGAGTGACCGTAGCCCAAATGGGCATCCATCTCCGCTTGCAACCCAGCGTTGATCGATGCCTGCAACAAGCCTTTGACTAGGTCGCTGGCATCGTCGGTGGACGTCGATAGCTCGCCGATCAAGCTGGCGATCTCGGGATTTTCCATCAGCTTCTCGCTGATCTCGTTGACCCTCGCTGGGTCATGGCTTTTCTTCGGTGACACCGTAGTCATTATCGGTGAAACTCCTTCTAGATCAGAGCCTCACACACAAACTTCCTGACACTCTCGGAACTACCGGCTTAATTGGTTCACCCCACGCAACACCGGAAAGCTGTGATTCTGGTAGAGAACTTAGCTCTTGGAGACATTCCCCCTTGTACTCATCAGTATCCGTTTGGTAACGGGTGTAAATCGAGTAGGTCTGTTGTCCCGTATACGGTGCCCAGACAGTACCTTCTTTGGATTTAAGGCTAAATTTAATATCCAAACCATCAGAACGATCAGAACCGTATTGAGCGAATGGTTCGCCTAGAGCATTCTTTGGCGCAGACAAGAATCCATTTTCGTCATCGAAGGCAAATGTAATCAGCTTCCTGTCTTGGTCAAACTTGACAGGACCATCAAGAAGTTCGTTTTGAATGTATTCTTTAATGAGATCCGCATAAAAAACATTCACTTTGTGAGTGTTACTATCAGAAGTTAAGAACGGATCGTCGTTTGTTGGCGACACTTCAGAAGCGTACGCCCTAACCTTCTCAATGATTTCCTCATTTGGATACGCCCAGTAAGCGGGAGGAACGTTTAACCACCATGCTGCTGTTTCACTACCTTCTAGGAACTCGTCCTTGAAGACGCGGTTGTTGATTTCAAATTCAAGCTCGGGTGCAAAAGTTCTATCAATCGCTAGTCCTGGATCAGATTTTCCAAGGTCGATCTCAAAGAAGACTTTCTTGAAGGTTTGAACTTCACCTGGAGTGATAGAGAATGAAGATCCAATGATCTCATCCCGCTTCATCTCATTCCGCTTACGGTTTTGAATGTACTGCAAAGTGGTGTTCGACACTTCCGCATTACACTTCAATTGTGGAATAGGGCGAGAACCAACTGGACGTGGATAAGTGTTGCGCTGGCATGGTTTAAATTCGATCCTGAGCGGAGCGTTTGTGGCGAACTGCTTATCAAGAACGTGTCCATTAACTGTGAAATCATAGGATACTTCTTGGTTTCTAATTCCACACTCACCTTTTCCTACACTGGTTTTGGTTGTGTACTTCACTCCACGTCCAGTGAGATCCTTAGCTTCATCCGCCACGACAATGCGCCCATTCTCTCCATAACTGCGTGGAGGTATGTAGTTCGCAACGACCTTGTTAGTTTCAGGATCGACAAGGGGAAGGAAGTCAGTGTTAGAGATAAAAGGCGTAAGTGACCGGGTTCGGTTTTTAGTACCGGTCGGGCGGGTATCGGGTACTGGGTGTGCGGGTATCGGGTACCGGGGGTAGTTAGGTTGGCAGTCTGTGGTTGACGGCCCTGCGCAGTGTGTACGCGCGGGCCGCGTAACCATGGAAGGAGTTTGGTGTGGTCACCAATTACAGGCTGATCATGCTGGCGCTTGTGCAAGGCCGCTCGTGGTCGCAGATCACGTCGGATTTGGGGTGTTCGCGCAGCAGTATTGATAAGGCCAGTCGGGTGTTGCGCTCGACTGGGATGGACGAGGACACGATCACCGCGTTGTCGGCGCAGGAGCTTTCGGAGTTGTTTCCGGATAATCGCCGGCGGGATTCAGATGCGTTCGTGGAACCGGATTTCGCAGGCATCGCTGCCCGGCGCCGACGTGGTGAGCGGGTGACGTTGAAGGTGGAGCACCATAAATACACCCGGCGTCAGGCTGCTTCTGGTCAGCAGCATTATTCCTACCGGCAGTTCTGCGCGCTGTTTGAAAATTACGTCGATGTCAACGACCTGACTGCGCTTTTGACCCATGCCCCTGGTGAGGAGCTGTGCGTTGATTGGTCTGGGGAAACCATGGCAGTTGTTGACCCGTTGACAGGGGTGTGTGCGCGGGCGTATGTGTTTGTGGCGTCGCTGCCGCATTCGGGGCTTATCCATGCCAGTGCGTGGCCGGATATGCGGATGCGGTCGTGGCTGTGTGCCCACCGCGACGCGTTGGACTATATCGGTGGCGTGCCGGTGCGCATCGTGCCGGATAACGCCTCGACCGCAACCAACCAGGTCACACGTGGCACGACGGTGCGTGAAGTCAATGAGCGCTACCAGCAGTTTGCCGAGTTTTACCGGTGCGGGATCACCCCGGCTAGGCCGGGTAAACCCAGGGATAAGGCCCATGTGGAAAAGGCGGTCGATATCGTCCAGACTTGGGTCGTGGAAGCGTTATCGGGCCAAGAGTTCTCCACGTTCGACGCTCTCAACGCCGCTATTGCGGCGCAGGTCGACTGGATCAACGACCGGGAAGGATTCCGGGGCCGCAACGCAAGCCGCAGGCAATTGTTTGTTGAAAGCGAAGCAGAAGCATTGCGCCCGCTGCCTCAACAGCGCTGGTCGTATTCCACGTGGCGTAAAGCCAAGGCCGGGGTGAACTACCACGTCCAAGTTGAGAAGCATTTCTACTCTGTGCCGTGGAGCTTCGCCGGCAAAAGCGTTGACGTGCAGATCTTCGACGATGTCGTCGACATCTTCAGCGCGGGTGAGCATATCGCTTCCCATCGTAAAAAGCCTTGCAACATGCAGTACTCCACAGATAAAGAGCATGTGCCGGCAAAGCATCAGGACTTGGCCACGAAGTGGGATCGGGGCCGGATTGAGTCATGGGCTCAAAGTATTGGGGCCGCAACCTACGAACTCATCCGCCAGATGTTTCACGCCCGCCAAGTTGAAGCCCAAGCCTACAATAGCGCCCTTGGCGTGCTGAGCTTGTCGAAGAAGTACTCCCGCAGCCTGCTTGAACAAGCCTGCCAAGACGTCCTCGACTCCCACATGGTCCCGTCGGTGCGCAAAGTCCACGACACCATCAAAGACCTCGCAACCCGCACCACCACCGCCACCGCCACCGCCACAGGTGGTGCGCAATCACCTACATCATCTGCCGCGTCAACCAGGCCGGTGACTCGTCCCGCACCACCAGCCCAGGCGTCGCACGTACGGGGCAAAGCAGCGTTCGAGTTCAGTGAGCTTGAATTCGGTGAGGAGGCGTAGAAGCATCATGGCGTTAACCGATGAAGATTTCGACAAGCTCGGCTCGCTGCGCGGGATGCGCGTGTTCGCCGCGACGATCCAGGAGATCGTCAACGACCCCTCGCGCGATAACGATTCCTTCGAAGACAAGATCAAAGAAGCCCTCGAAGCCCAGCTCACAGCCCGCGACAACAAGGTCATACAGACAAGGTTGCGTGAAGCGAAACTCCTTGGCTCAACCGCCGCACTCGAGCGCTTCGATGCCTATCCCGGCCGCGGTGTGACCCAAGACCGCATCGACCGGCTCGCAACCTGCGAATGGATCGACTACGGCAAAGACCTCATCATCGTGGGAGCTACCGGCACCGGTAAAAGTTTTCTCGCTCAAGCCCTGGCCGTCGCGGCGTGCCGCAAAAAGCTCACCGCCCGTTACTACAGGCTCAACGACCTGGCCAACGACTTCGACGCTGCGGCTGAGCATCCCCAGGCCCGCAAACAACTCCTCACCGACCTGCAGGCTCCCGCACTCATCGTCATCGACGACTTTCTCGCCACCGATGTCTCAGCGCACGCGTTGAACCAGGTATTCAACCTGCTCGTCGGGCGTGAGCATGCCTCTACCGTTATCGCCAGCCAACACGAACCCGATTACTGGTACGACGTGTTCTCCGAGGCAGCACTGGCAGACGCAGTCATGTCCAGACTCGCCAACCACGGCTCGAAACTCACCCTGACAGGAGAAGACATGCGAACCCGCGACGACATCAAACAAGAAAGGATGGCCCCTACGACACCCACACGGCTACGTCAACCCCGAAAGCCGTAACCGGGGGTAAAAACCGGGTACCGGCAACCACCAACACCCCGGTACCCGATACCGCCCTACCGGTACCGAAAAGAAACGCCCGTCACGTAAGTGCTTCGTTTCCATCAGTGATTCTGTTGTCACGAATGTCGATAGTTGGCACATCTAGGTAATCACCCGGTTGAGCATCATCTGGGATCTGGAGAGTGACCTCGAAATCGTAAAGATTACCAGCAATCATTTCCTCAACTGGATTGCCATCTTCGTCCTTGACGGTGATTTTTAGACCACCACGTTCAAGGTCTGGCGTGAACTG
This genomic window contains:
- a CDS encoding IS256 family transposase — encoded protein: MTTVSPKKSHDPARVNEISEKLMENPEIASLIGELSTSTDDASDLVKGLLQASINAGLQAEMDAHLGYGHSDRKAKAQVEPVQGGNHRNGSYIKTVSSGYGELDVTVPRDRAGTFAPQMVPKGSRRLTELDDMIISLYAGGMTVRDIQHHLVTTLGVDMSPDTISTITDAVLDEVMLWQNRQLDEFYPVIFLDALKVKIRDGHRVVNKSCYMAVGIDMDGIKHILGLWIADNEGAAFWASVCADIANRGVQDVFIVCCDGLKGLPEAVEATWPNSMVQTCIVHLIRAANRWVSYQDRKPVSGALREIYTAANEDTARAALDAFEASELGRKYPQSVKVWRDAWERFVPFLQFPPAARRVLYTTNSIESLNAELRKATRNRGQFPNDTAALKTLWLMICNIEDKRAAQRAKKAKRDIECNGYIEGAKATGWKQAINQLAVAYPDRFADYL
- the istA gene encoding IS21 family transposase, whose translation is MVTNYRLIMLALVQGRSWSQITSDLGCSRSSIDKASRVLRSTGMDEDTITALSAQELSELFPDNRRRDSDAFVEPDFAGIAARRRRGERVTLKVEHHKYTRRQAASGQQHYSYRQFCALFENYVDVNDLTALLTHAPGEELCVDWSGETMAVVDPLTGVCARAYVFVASLPHSGLIHASAWPDMRMRSWLCAHRDALDYIGGVPVRIVPDNASTATNQVTRGTTVREVNERYQQFAEFYRCGITPARPGKPRDKAHVEKAVDIVQTWVVEALSGQEFSTFDALNAAIAAQVDWINDREGFRGRNASRRQLFVESEAEALRPLPQQRWSYSTWRKAKAGVNYHVQVEKHFYSVPWSFAGKSVDVQIFDDVVDIFSAGEHIASHRKKPCNMQYSTDKEHVPAKHQDLATKWDRGRIESWAQSIGAATYELIRQMFHARQVEAQAYNSALGVLSLSKKYSRSLLEQACQDVLDSHMVPSVRKVHDTIKDLATRTTTATATATGGAQSPTSSAASTRPVTRPAPPAQASHVRGKAAFEFSELEFGEEA
- a CDS encoding ATP-binding protein; amino-acid sequence: MALTDEDFDKLGSLRGMRVFAATIQEIVNDPSRDNDSFEDKIKEALEAQLTARDNKVIQTRLREAKLLGSTAALERFDAYPGRGVTQDRIDRLATCEWIDYGKDLIIVGATGTGKSFLAQALAVAACRKKLTARYYRLNDLANDFDAAAEHPQARKQLLTDLQAPALIVIDDFLATDVSAHALNQVFNLLVGREHASTVIASQHEPDYWYDVFSEAALADAVMSRLANHGSKLTLTGEDMRTRDDIKQERMAPTTPTRLRQPRKP